In Companilactobacillus allii, one genomic interval encodes:
- a CDS encoding TrmH family RNA methyltransferase, whose protein sequence is MKYIESKKNEDIKQINKLSSTKYIKKTGTYLIEGFHLIQEADANDQEFVKLLVTEKQENDRLAKKYRDIAVGISDDIAESLSETKTPQGIFAVIKVQNTEPLTDMHGQWVILDDVQDPGNVGTIVRTADAAGYAGVITSLNSADFYQPKVQRSMQGSQFHLPIYRMDMQDVLKLAKKSGLKVYGSEVNDRALPYKKLENSEDFALVMGNEAHGLSKEVLVQMDENIYIPILGKAESLNVAVAAGILMYGLKAI, encoded by the coding sequence ATGAAATATATTGAATCTAAAAAAAATGAAGATATTAAGCAAATTAATAAATTGTCTTCAACGAAATACATCAAAAAAACTGGTACATATTTGATTGAAGGTTTTCATTTAATACAAGAAGCCGATGCTAATGACCAAGAGTTTGTTAAGTTGTTAGTAACTGAAAAGCAAGAGAACGATCGTCTTGCAAAGAAGTATCGTGATATAGCAGTTGGAATTTCTGATGATATTGCTGAATCACTATCTGAAACAAAAACACCTCAAGGTATCTTTGCAGTGATAAAGGTTCAAAATACTGAACCACTCACTGATATGCACGGCCAATGGGTTATTTTAGACGATGTTCAAGACCCAGGAAATGTCGGAACTATCGTTAGAACTGCTGATGCTGCCGGTTATGCAGGCGTAATAACAAGTTTGAATTCTGCTGACTTTTACCAACCTAAGGTTCAACGTTCAATGCAAGGTAGTCAATTCCATTTACCAATCTATCGCATGGATATGCAAGATGTATTGAAACTTGCTAAGAAGTCAGGACTTAAAGTCTATGGTTCAGAAGTTAATGACCGAGCACTTCCATATAAAAAGCTAGAAAATAGTGAAGATTTTGCCTTAGTTATGGGTAATGAAGCTCATGGATTAAGCAAAGAAGTATTGGTTCAAATGGATGAAAATATCTATATTCCAATTCTTGGTAAGGCTGAATCATTGAATGTTGCCGTTGCAGCTGGAATTTTGATGTATGGATTAAAAGCAATTTAA
- the pheS gene encoding phenylalanine--tRNA ligase subunit alpha codes for MSLNDKLKDLRTNGIDEASRAEKIQELNDLRINLLGKKGPITKALRGMKDVPAEERPEIGTLANNVKQDIQAAIEEKMEELNRKMVAKKLEEETIDVTLPAQSNKYGTRHILNQTIEDIEEFFIGLGYRVDAGNEVEEDHYNFERLNIPQNHPARDMQDTFYLTDELLMRTQTSAQEGRDMESHDFSKGPLKVISPGVVYRRDDDDATHSHQFHQIEGLVVDKNISMADLKGTLEALCRHVFGPDREIRFRPSYFPFTEPSVEVDVSCFNCGGKGCRICKYTGWIEVLGAGLSHPNVLEMSGIDSTVYSGFAFGLGPERFAMLKYGVNDIRDFYLNDVRFLEQFKGVN; via the coding sequence ATGTCATTAAATGATAAATTAAAAGACTTACGCACTAATGGTATTGATGAAGCCAGTAGAGCTGAAAAAATTCAAGAGTTAAATGATTTAAGAATTAATTTATTAGGCAAAAAAGGACCAATCACAAAAGCACTTCGTGGAATGAAAGACGTTCCAGCAGAAGAGCGTCCTGAAATAGGTACTCTTGCTAACAACGTTAAACAAGATATCCAAGCCGCCATTGAAGAAAAGATGGAAGAATTAAATCGTAAAATGGTTGCTAAAAAGCTGGAAGAAGAAACAATTGATGTCACACTTCCTGCACAATCTAACAAATATGGTACAAGACATATCTTGAATCAAACGATTGAAGACATTGAAGAATTCTTTATTGGATTAGGTTATCGAGTTGATGCTGGTAATGAGGTTGAGGAAGATCATTATAATTTTGAACGTTTAAATATTCCTCAGAATCATCCTGCTCGTGATATGCAAGATACTTTCTATTTGACTGATGAATTATTGATGCGTACACAGACTTCTGCTCAAGAAGGTCGTGATATGGAGTCTCATGATTTTTCAAAGGGTCCGTTGAAAGTTATTTCACCCGGTGTTGTATATCGTCGTGATGATGATGATGCAACTCATTCTCATCAATTCCACCAAATTGAAGGTTTAGTTGTTGATAAGAATATTTCTATGGCAGATTTAAAGGGAACTCTTGAAGCGCTATGTCGTCACGTCTTTGGACCAGATCGTGAAATTCGTTTCCGTCCAAGTTACTTCCCATTCACGGAGCCAAGTGTTGAAGTTGATGTTTCTTGCTTTAACTGTGGTGGTAAGGGATGTCGTATCTGTAAGTACACTGGTTGGATTGAAGTATTAGGTGCTGGATTAAGTCATCCTAATGTTCTTGAAATGTCAGGAATTGACTCAACAGTTTATAGTGGATTTGCCTTTGGTCTTGGACCTGAGAGATTTGCTATGCTCAAATATGGTGTAAATGATATCCGTGATTTCTATTTGAATGATGTCAGATTTTTAGAACAATTCAAAGGAGTAAATTAA
- the pheT gene encoding phenylalanine--tRNA ligase subunit beta yields MKISVNWLKEYIPVTHTVEEMANKISLTGIESSPVHNDEGLDKLVVGHITSIKKHPDSDHLNVTTVYIGEDEDIQIVCGAPNVADGQYVIVALHGAHLPEGKRIKRGKIRGQESNGMICGLDEIGVPVKYVPEAYHNGIYVFPEVVEPGSDALSVLGLSDGMIDMDITPNRADTLGMRGAAWEVGATYNEKPTFKTPKIDDSKVKENTDLTIEVENKELVPDFMTRVLKDVKVTESPLWMQRRLWNQNIQPVNSVVDAANYTMIEYGQPIQAYDLDKLENNSITVTNAHSGDKFVVDDGTSKVLNNNDLIVKSGDKILGLAGVAGGIEARVTTETKNIVLESAVFDGTSVRKAAQRHDLRGDASNRFEKGVDNGAVSDSLIRASQLIDENTTVGEISQEIVGSYTKANPTIIKGKVSHINHLMGIELSSDEIVSILDRLGFDTELNGDDLVVTVPTRRWDMSIEADVVEEVIRIYGYENLKGTLPKGMETAGGYSAKREFSNKLRNVLLGQGMDEVINFALMNKKEAADFNVINTNYTKLLHPMTEDHEVLRTSLIPGLIKNVAYNQARNNNDISIFEQARIFDRENGVDRPKEIEYIAGAISGNIFMDSWNTSAKKVDFYDVKAIVEELLSFTNIDASFDFVATNKISNLHPGQTAEIIADGQSIGFIGKLHPDYQKEQSIDDTFVFELNVDTLFGMEKRNVQAQSAPKYPSVSRDLAILVDKDIESGTLVKDIFENGGKYLSEVNIFDVYQGKNIKSNHKSLGYHLVFLNSEATLTDDQVEKAFDIIKDSLVQKFNVEIR; encoded by the coding sequence ATGAAAATTTCCGTTAATTGGTTGAAAGAATATATTCCTGTTACTCATACAGTTGAGGAAATGGCGAATAAGATTTCTCTAACAGGTATTGAATCTTCTCCCGTTCATAATGATGAAGGCCTTGATAAATTAGTCGTTGGTCATATTACAAGTATCAAAAAGCATCCAGATTCAGATCATTTGAATGTTACTACTGTATATATAGGTGAAGATGAGGACATCCAAATTGTTTGTGGTGCCCCTAATGTTGCTGATGGTCAATATGTTATCGTTGCTTTACATGGCGCACATTTACCAGAAGGGAAACGTATCAAACGTGGCAAGATTCGTGGTCAAGAATCAAACGGTATGATTTGTGGACTAGACGAAATCGGTGTCCCTGTTAAATATGTTCCAGAAGCTTATCACAATGGAATTTATGTTTTCCCAGAAGTCGTTGAACCGGGTAGTGATGCATTGTCAGTTCTTGGACTGAGTGATGGAATGATCGATATGGATATTACACCAAATCGTGCTGATACCTTGGGTATGCGTGGTGCAGCTTGGGAAGTTGGAGCAACATATAATGAAAAGCCAACATTCAAGACTCCAAAAATTGATGATTCTAAAGTAAAAGAAAATACAGATCTAACAATTGAAGTTGAAAATAAAGAACTTGTACCTGACTTTATGACACGTGTACTTAAAGATGTAAAAGTTACTGAAAGTCCACTTTGGATGCAACGTAGATTATGGAATCAAAATATTCAACCTGTTAATAGCGTTGTTGATGCTGCTAATTATACGATGATTGAATATGGTCAACCTATTCAAGCTTATGATTTGGATAAACTTGAAAACAATTCGATTACAGTAACAAATGCTCACTCAGGTGATAAATTTGTAGTAGACGATGGTACAAGTAAGGTACTTAATAATAATGATCTAATCGTTAAGTCTGGTGATAAGATTTTGGGACTTGCCGGTGTAGCTGGTGGGATTGAAGCTCGTGTTACTACTGAAACTAAGAATATAGTTTTGGAAAGTGCCGTATTTGATGGTACAAGTGTGCGTAAAGCAGCACAAAGACATGACTTACGTGGTGATGCCTCTAATAGGTTTGAAAAGGGTGTTGATAATGGAGCCGTCTCGGACTCTTTGATTCGCGCTAGTCAATTGATTGATGAAAATACTACTGTTGGAGAAATTTCTCAAGAGATTGTTGGATCTTATACAAAGGCTAATCCAACGATTATCAAGGGTAAAGTGTCACATATAAACCATTTGATGGGAATTGAATTATCTTCAGATGAAATAGTATCTATTCTGGATAGATTAGGATTTGACACAGAGCTTAATGGGGATGATTTAGTTGTTACAGTTCCTACAAGACGCTGGGATATGAGTATTGAAGCAGACGTTGTCGAAGAAGTAATCCGTATATATGGTTATGAAAACCTTAAAGGAACACTTCCTAAGGGAATGGAAACAGCAGGTGGATATTCAGCTAAACGTGAATTTAGCAATAAATTGCGTAATGTATTATTAGGTCAGGGAATGGACGAAGTTATCAACTTTGCTTTGATGAATAAAAAAGAAGCAGCTGATTTCAATGTTATTAATACTAACTATACAAAACTTCTTCACCCCATGACTGAAGACCATGAAGTATTGAGAACAAGTTTGATACCAGGCTTGATCAAGAATGTTGCATATAATCAAGCTAGAAATAATAATGATATTAGTATTTTTGAGCAGGCTAGAATTTTTGACCGTGAAAATGGTGTTGATCGTCCCAAAGAAATAGAATATATTGCTGGTGCCATAAGTGGGAATATATTTATGGATTCATGGAATACAAGTGCCAAAAAGGTTGATTTCTATGACGTTAAAGCTATAGTTGAAGAATTATTGTCATTCACAAATATTGATGCAAGTTTTGATTTTGTGGCAACAAACAAAATTTCTAACTTGCATCCAGGGCAAACAGCTGAAATAATAGCAGATGGACAATCTATTGGTTTTATTGGTAAACTACATCCAGACTATCAAAAGGAACAAAGTATTGATGATACTTTTGTTTTTGAATTAAATGTAGATACACTATTCGGTATGGAGAAGCGAAACGTTCAGGCACAATCCGCTCCTAAATACCCAAGTGTCAGTCGTGATCTTGCTATTTTAGTTGATAAAGATATTGAAAGTGGAACTCTTGTTAAAGATATCTTTGAAAATGGTGGCAAGTATTTGTCAGAAGTAAATATATTTGATGTTTATCAAGGCAAAAATATTAAATCAAATCATAAGTCACTTGGTTATCATTTAGTATTTTTGAATTCCGAAGCTACATTGACAGATGATCAAGTTGAAAAGGCTTTCGACATAATCAAGGACAGTTTGGTTCAAAAATTTAATGTAGAAATTAGATAA
- the mltG gene encoding endolytic transglycosylase MltG, which produces MSQKDEKKEALKHESKEKIETRAKERSVANHIAYWIVGVIAVLAVVVAIIGFNYVNSSLQPYNSNNKEDVVVRIPIGSSSKEIAKKLESDEVIKSATVFNFYIKAQNYTDFQAGYYTFKQSMPLSQIVKQLQKGGSSEPTGTASDTVLVPEGITIDQIGDRIQKSTSFKKKDFLKLMKNKKYLKQLQSKYPQLLDSTMSKTNVRYHLEGYLFPATYGVYKGLTLKELVNQMVQKEDEELQPYYSTIKEKGYTVQQVLTLASLVEREGVKKTDRRKIAGVFFNRMDVNMPLQSDISVMYALNTHKTRLTNKDTSVKSPYNLYKNTGYGPGPFNTPSLQSIEAVLDPADRSENYLYFYANLKTGKVTFSHTLAEHESGYAKTGQ; this is translated from the coding sequence TTGAGCCAAAAGGATGAGAAAAAAGAAGCATTAAAACACGAGTCAAAAGAAAAAATAGAGACTCGTGCAAAGGAACGTTCAGTTGCTAATCATATTGCGTACTGGATTGTTGGAGTTATTGCAGTACTTGCTGTTGTAGTTGCTATTATCGGTTTTAACTATGTTAATAGTTCACTACAGCCATATAATTCTAATAATAAAGAAGACGTTGTAGTAAGAATTCCAATTGGATCTTCTAGTAAAGAAATCGCCAAAAAATTAGAATCAGACGAAGTGATTAAAAGCGCAACTGTCTTTAATTTCTATATTAAGGCTCAAAATTATACCGATTTTCAAGCTGGTTACTATACCTTTAAACAATCTATGCCATTAAGCCAGATTGTAAAACAGCTACAAAAAGGTGGCAGCTCTGAACCTACAGGTACTGCGTCTGATACAGTTCTAGTACCTGAAGGTATTACAATTGATCAAATTGGTGATAGAATTCAAAAAAGTACTAGTTTTAAGAAGAAGGATTTCTTGAAGTTGATGAAGAACAAAAAGTATCTAAAACAACTTCAAAGTAAATATCCTCAATTGTTGGATTCGACAATGAGTAAAACAAATGTTCGTTATCATCTTGAAGGTTATTTGTTCCCAGCAACATATGGTGTATATAAGGGATTAACTCTTAAAGAGTTAGTAAATCAAATGGTTCAAAAAGAAGATGAAGAACTTCAACCATATTATTCAACAATTAAAGAAAAGGGATATACTGTACAACAGGTATTAACTCTTGCATCGTTAGTTGAACGTGAGGGTGTTAAGAAGACTGATCGTAGAAAGATTGCGGGTGTATTCTTTAATCGTATGGACGTAAATATGCCGCTTCAATCTGATATTTCAGTTATGTATGCTTTGAATACTCATAAGACCAGATTGACTAACAAAGATACTAGTGTAAAATCTCCATATAACTTGTATAAGAATACCGGTTATGGACCTGGACCTTTCAATACACCTAGTTTACAATCTATTGAGGCAGTACTTGATCCTGCCGATAGATCTGAAAATTATTTATACTTCTATGCTAACTTGAAGACTGGGAAGGTCACCTTCTCACATACTCTTGCAGAGCATGAAAGTGGTTATGCTAAGACAGGTCAATAG
- the greA gene encoding transcription elongation factor GreA: MADKSYPMTAEGKKKLEEELEDLKKVKRPEVINRIKIARSFGDLSENSEYTSAKDEQSVVESRISQVIEMLQYANVVDTDDIAHDEVSVGKKVTVQEDGEEPDVYTIVGSAESDPDTGKISNDSPIAQSLMGKHVGDVVTVETPVGSYDITIKAVEVA; the protein is encoded by the coding sequence ATGGCAGATAAAAGTTACCCAATGACAGCAGAAGGTAAAAAGAAGCTAGAAGAGGAACTTGAAGATTTAAAAAAGGTAAAACGTCCAGAGGTTATTAATCGTATAAAAATTGCTAGAAGTTTTGGTGATTTGTCCGAGAACTCTGAATATACTTCAGCTAAGGACGAACAAAGTGTTGTAGAATCACGAATTTCACAAGTTATTGAAATGTTACAATATGCTAATGTTGTTGATACTGATGACATTGCACATGATGAAGTTTCTGTTGGTAAGAAAGTAACTGTTCAAGAAGATGGCGAAGAACCCGATGTATATACAATCGTAGGTTCAGCTGAATCTGATCCTGATACAGGTAAAATTTCTAATGATTCACCAATTGCTCAGTCATTAATGGGTAAACATGTTGGAGATGTTGTTACAGTTGAAACACCTGTTGGTAGTTATGATATAACAATAAAAGCCGTAGAAGTTGCATAA
- a CDS encoding HesB/YadR/YfhF family protein yields the protein MKIELTDKAQNWFKTELDLVPGDGVHFYGKVYGKTMVHEGFSIAMRKEKPVKPESSTVIDGITYFITDSDTWFFARYDLLVEYDPELDGPEYIFKSNE from the coding sequence ATGAAAATTGAGTTAACAGATAAAGCACAAAATTGGTTCAAAACAGAATTGGACTTAGTACCTGGAGATGGTGTACATTTCTATGGTAAGGTATATGGCAAGACGATGGTTCATGAGGGATTTTCAATAGCTATGCGCAAAGAAAAGCCTGTGAAACCTGAGTCAAGTACAGTAATAGATGGAATCACTTATTTCATTACTGACAGTGATACCTGGTTTTTTGCCCGTTATGATCTGTTGGTCGAATATGACCCAGAACTAGATGGACCTGAATATATTTTTAAATCTAATGAATAA
- a CDS encoding peptidoglycan D,D-transpeptidase FtsI family protein, which produces MDIIKKRTGSQAKSTIPFRLNLLFFIVFALFALLVGQLAYLQIVYGGKFEAEVNRTDKTVMTGSVPRGMIYDSKGRLLVGNSTENAITYTKSSGVKSSNIYTIVNRLTKYVSIEKETLSDRDKADYILAAPNKESKVAKQMPKSWRVDSNGDSLTNTQIYNNEVKYLKKEGIHLSDAELSRATLYKKMSAAYSLSTVFLKDKDLTSKEIAEVSEHLTELPGVSIGTNWNREYPQGKSIASIIGGVSTEQQGIPDDELNTLLASGYSRNDRVGTSYLEKSYESILAGTKSEREVQIGANNQVKKSKVVYSGQKGGNLNLTIDSKFQKKVQSALSTEFAAAQTAGITQYSDGAYVVVMNPKTGAIMAMAGTKNDPQTGKTSEDALGVINRTFVMGSAVKGATVLGALMDGVITPTNNTIADNPIYLPGSAVKKSVYPVGTYSSLTAEKALQVSSNEYMMALAMKEGNAKYEPKVSMTMDSDIFSKMRGYFNQFGLGVKTGIDISGETAGIEGSTRNSAGQLKTGSALDLAYGNYDSYTLIEMAQYISTIANGGYRLKPYIVQSIQKTKNNGDKGAYESVTSPTILNKVGFTQSELNVVRKGMYDAVHGSDYWTTATRLKDLTPAVAAKTGTAQSFYYNPDDPNNSDPPETITTSLVSFGPYDDPNIAMAIVFPNLTSESGSYPQLVAKQIYTDYYKMTGQS; this is translated from the coding sequence CTGGATATAATAAAGAAAAGAACAGGTAGTCAAGCCAAGTCTACTATTCCATTTAGACTGAACCTGCTTTTTTTTATTGTCTTTGCCTTGTTCGCACTTCTAGTTGGTCAATTAGCCTACCTACAAATCGTTTATGGTGGCAAATTTGAGGCTGAAGTTAATAGAACAGATAAGACAGTAATGACAGGAAGCGTACCACGAGGAATGATCTATGACTCTAAAGGACGATTGTTAGTTGGTAATTCAACAGAAAATGCAATTACTTATACTAAGAGTTCCGGAGTTAAATCTAGTAATATCTATACCATTGTTAATAGATTGACTAAGTATGTTTCAATCGAAAAGGAAACTTTGTCAGATCGTGATAAGGCTGATTATATTTTAGCCGCACCGAATAAAGAATCTAAAGTTGCAAAGCAGATGCCAAAGTCTTGGCGTGTTGATTCAAATGGAGATTCTTTGACTAACACTCAGATATACAATAACGAAGTTAAGTATTTGAAAAAAGAAGGCATTCATTTAAGCGATGCAGAACTTTCTAGAGCAACTTTGTATAAAAAGATGAGTGCCGCATATTCACTTTCTACTGTTTTCTTGAAAGATAAAGACTTAACCTCTAAAGAAATCGCTGAAGTCAGTGAGCATTTAACAGAGTTACCTGGTGTAAGTATTGGAACTAACTGGAATCGTGAATACCCACAAGGTAAGTCAATTGCAAGTATTATTGGTGGAGTATCAACTGAGCAACAAGGTATTCCAGACGATGAATTGAACACTTTACTTGCATCTGGTTATTCAAGAAATGATCGTGTCGGTACTAGTTATCTTGAAAAGAGTTACGAATCCATTCTAGCTGGTACAAAGAGTGAACGTGAAGTCCAAATAGGAGCCAATAATCAAGTTAAAAAGAGTAAGGTAGTTTACAGTGGTCAAAAGGGTGGAAACTTAAATTTGACGATTGATTCTAAGTTCCAAAAGAAAGTTCAAAGTGCACTATCAACTGAATTTGCTGCAGCACAGACTGCTGGAATTACTCAGTATTCTGATGGTGCTTATGTTGTTGTAATGAATCCTAAGACTGGTGCAATTATGGCAATGGCTGGTACAAAAAATGATCCACAAACTGGTAAAACGTCAGAAGATGCACTTGGTGTAATCAATAGAACCTTTGTTATGGGTTCTGCTGTTAAGGGTGCTACGGTTTTAGGTGCTTTAATGGATGGGGTTATAACACCAACTAATAATACGATTGCTGATAATCCTATTTATTTGCCCGGTAGTGCTGTTAAGAAGTCAGTTTATCCAGTTGGTACATATAGTAGTTTAACGGCTGAAAAAGCCTTACAAGTGTCCTCTAATGAGTATATGATGGCTCTTGCCATGAAAGAGGGTAACGCCAAGTATGAACCTAAAGTCTCTATGACTATGGATTCTGATATTTTCTCTAAGATGAGAGGATACTTTAACCAATTCGGTCTAGGAGTTAAGACTGGTATTGATATTTCTGGTGAAACTGCTGGTATTGAAGGTTCAACTAGAAATAGTGCTGGTCAATTAAAGACAGGTTCTGCACTGGATTTAGCTTATGGTAACTATGATTCTTATACATTGATTGAAATGGCTCAATATATTTCAACAATTGCTAATGGTGGCTATAGATTAAAACCATATATTGTTCAGTCTATTCAAAAGACTAAGAATAATGGTGACAAAGGTGCCTATGAATCCGTTACAAGTCCTACTATTTTGAATAAGGTAGGATTTACACAGTCTGAATTGAACGTCGTTAGAAAAGGTATGTATGACGCAGTTCATGGATCAGATTATTGGACTACTGCTACAAGATTGAAGGATTTAACACCGGCTGTAGCTGCTAAAACAGGTACTGCCCAATCGTTTTACTATAATCCGGATGATCCTAATAACTCTGATCCACCAGAAACAATTACAACTAGTCTAGTATCATTTGGTCCATATGATGACCCTAATATTGCTATGGCCATTGTGTTCCCAAATCTTACTAGTGAGAGTGGATCATATCCACAATTAGTTGCAAAACAAATTTATACAGATTATTATAAGATGACGGGTCAAAGTTAA
- the rpmG gene encoding 50S ribosomal protein L33, whose protein sequence is MRVNITMECTSCHERTYLTNKSKRNSPDRLELKKYCPRERVVTLHRETK, encoded by the coding sequence ATGAGAGTAAATATAACTATGGAATGTACATCATGCCATGAACGTACATATCTAACAAACAAAAGCAAGCGTAATAGCCCTGATCGTCTAGAACTTAAAAAATATTGCCCACGTGAGCGTGTTGTTACATTGCATCGCGAAACAAAATAA
- a CDS encoding 5-formyltetrahydrofolate cyclo-ligase, with amino-acid sequence MDKVSFRKKQIDIMDEFMKSDQAQKEINDIYLQLFEDAGFIAAQSVGITMSIENEIPTFPIIKKCWNLGKNVYIPKTFNDYSMTFVQYTPDTELETSTFGVREPKNYKDNNLNPPELIITPGLAFSEDQKARLGFGAGYYDRYLSQYPTKTIALALSRQYYLKTQWPVYVLDKSVDQIISVSKDK; translated from the coding sequence TTGGATAAAGTCAGCTTCAGAAAAAAGCAGATCGATATCATGGATGAATTCATGAAATCTGATCAAGCTCAAAAAGAAATTAATGATATATATCTTCAATTATTTGAAGATGCTGGATTTATTGCAGCGCAAAGTGTTGGGATTACAATGAGTATTGAAAATGAAATTCCAACGTTCCCAATAATTAAGAAGTGTTGGAATTTGGGTAAGAATGTTTATATTCCTAAAACATTTAATGATTACTCAATGACCTTTGTGCAATATACTCCAGATACAGAATTAGAAACTAGCACTTTTGGTGTTAGAGAACCTAAGAATTATAAAGATAATAATTTAAATCCTCCGGAGTTGATTATTACTCCAGGATTAGCATTTTCAGAAGATCAAAAAGCTAGGTTAGGTTTTGGTGCTGGGTATTATGATCGTTATTTATCCCAGTATCCAACTAAAACAATTGCTTTGGCGTTATCAAGACAATATTATTTAAAGACACAATGGCCGGTCTATGTTTTAGATAAGTCTGTAGATCAGATTATTTCAGTGTCAAAGGACAAGTAG
- a CDS encoding rhomboid family intramembrane serine protease, giving the protein MRDYQQEKPYVTWFLLALTLAVFVAETISGGSENVNTLITFGAKTNNLVQEGQWFRLITPMFVHIGILHILMNGFTIYYVGQILEPMVGHVRFLIIYLLSGITGNLASFAFGSSNAISAGASTSLFGMFAAFLALSVIYKENQFLSELGKSFLGLIVINLLLDLTMSGIDIWGHLGGAVGGFLIGLALGLPGIKRPQIIFRVLAIVIIAVISYFMYIKGMIVYG; this is encoded by the coding sequence ATGAGAGATTATCAACAAGAGAAACCGTATGTAACCTGGTTCTTATTAGCCTTGACTCTTGCCGTGTTTGTCGCAGAAACAATCAGTGGTGGTTCTGAGAATGTTAATACTCTGATCACCTTTGGTGCTAAGACGAATAACTTGGTTCAAGAAGGTCAGTGGTTTAGGTTAATTACACCGATGTTTGTTCATATTGGTATATTACATATCTTAATGAACGGTTTTACAATTTATTATGTTGGACAAATATTGGAGCCTATGGTAGGCCACGTTAGATTTTTAATTATTTATCTATTGAGTGGTATTACAGGTAATTTAGCTAGTTTTGCTTTTGGTTCAAGTAATGCTATTTCAGCAGGCGCTAGTACATCTCTTTTTGGTATGTTTGCTGCATTTTTGGCGTTATCGGTAATCTATAAAGAAAATCAATTTTTAAGTGAGCTAGGTAAGAGTTTTCTTGGATTGATAGTAATAAATTTATTGCTTGATCTAACAATGTCCGGAATTGATATTTGGGGTCATTTAGGTGGTGCAGTCGGCGGTTTTCTTATCGGATTGGCCTTAGGACTACCTGGAATAAAACGTCCACAAATAATCTTTCGTGTACTTGCTATAGTAATCATTGCTGTTATTTCTTATTTTATGTATATAAAGGGTATGATAGTCTATGGATAA
- a CDS encoding YqgQ family protein: MDKLSFRTLYDVQQLLKRFGTYVHLGKRIWDIELMSIEVKRLYENGMIEKNTFINAQMVLKSEHRKEEKIEKDRLK; this comes from the coding sequence ATGGATAAGTTGAGCTTTAGAACCCTGTATGACGTACAACAGCTTCTTAAAAGATTCGGTACCTATGTTCATTTAGGAAAAAGAATATGGGATATTGAACTTATGTCTATTGAGGTTAAGCGCTTGTACGAGAATGGAATGATAGAAAAAAATACCTTCATCAATGCTCAAATGGTTTTGAAATCAGAGCATAGAAAAGAAGAGAAAATAGAAAAGGACAGATTAAAGTGA